One genomic region from Burkholderia latens encodes:
- a CDS encoding ATP-binding protein: MRIDRRLLQLAFGGLFWRTFLLIALLISVSLAAWFQSFRVIEREPRAQRVALQLVAVVKLTRTALLYSDPDLRRALLQDLESNEGVRVYPREKTDKFKLQPDESLNRLIEHDIRSRLGDDTVIAQSVNDIPGVWISFKIDDDDYWVALDRDQLDNVTGLQWAGWGLFALALSLFGSAFITSLVNRPFSRLALAARQVGSGQAPDPLPERGMGVAAETNRSFNQMVRDLEQLEADRALMLAGISHDLRTPLARLRLETEMSPSDQATKDAMVDDIEQMDRIIAAFIDYARPTQRKPEPVDLSSIAHEVAARVSSEDGVEIRTRLAPSAVIEADETDMRRVIGNLVENARKYGQSRDDGISRITLETRVTHARVELSVSDEGPGIPEDQLPLVMRPFYRVDTARTKADGTGLGMAIVLRLVGRYRGALRLRNRSPEAGLEVTLEFPGAGKARAAA; this comes from the coding sequence ATGCGTATCGACCGGCGCCTTCTGCAGCTCGCGTTCGGCGGGCTGTTCTGGCGCACCTTCCTGCTGATCGCGCTGCTGATCTCGGTCAGTCTCGCCGCGTGGTTCCAGAGCTTTCGCGTGATCGAGCGGGAGCCGCGCGCGCAGCGCGTCGCGCTCCAGCTCGTCGCGGTCGTGAAACTCACGCGCACCGCCCTGCTCTATTCCGATCCCGACTTGCGGCGCGCGCTGCTGCAGGATCTGGAGAGCAACGAGGGCGTGCGCGTGTACCCGCGCGAGAAAACCGACAAGTTCAAGCTCCAGCCCGACGAATCGCTGAACCGTCTGATCGAACACGACATCCGCAGCCGGCTCGGGGACGATACCGTGATCGCGCAGTCGGTCAACGACATCCCGGGCGTGTGGATCAGCTTCAAGATCGACGACGACGATTACTGGGTCGCGCTCGATCGCGACCAACTGGACAACGTCACTGGCCTGCAGTGGGCCGGCTGGGGGTTGTTCGCGCTCGCGCTGTCGCTGTTCGGCTCGGCGTTCATCACGAGCCTCGTGAACCGGCCGTTCTCGCGACTCGCGCTCGCGGCGCGCCAGGTCGGTTCCGGCCAGGCACCCGATCCGCTGCCCGAGCGCGGGATGGGCGTCGCGGCCGAGACCAATCGCAGCTTCAACCAGATGGTGCGCGACCTCGAGCAGCTCGAGGCCGATCGCGCGCTGATGCTCGCCGGCATCTCGCACGACCTGCGCACGCCGCTCGCGCGGCTGCGGCTCGAAACCGAAATGAGCCCATCCGACCAGGCGACGAAGGACGCGATGGTCGACGACATCGAGCAGATGGACCGCATCATCGCCGCCTTTATCGACTACGCGCGGCCGACGCAGCGCAAGCCGGAGCCGGTCGACCTGTCGTCGATCGCGCATGAAGTCGCCGCGCGCGTGTCGAGCGAGGATGGTGTCGAGATCCGCACGCGCCTCGCGCCGAGCGCCGTGATCGAAGCCGACGAAACGGACATGCGCCGCGTGATCGGCAACCTCGTCGAGAACGCGCGCAAATACGGGCAGAGCCGCGACGACGGGATTTCGCGCATCACGCTCGAGACGCGCGTAACGCACGCGCGCGTCGAGCTGTCGGTGAGCGACGAAGGTCCCGGGATTCCCGAAGATCAATTGCCGCTCGTGATGCGGCCGTTCTACCGCGTCGACACGGCGCGGACCAAGGCGGACGGCACCGGCCTCGGCATGGCGATCGTGCTGCGCCTTGTCGGCCGCTATCGCGGTGCGCTGCGCCTGCGCAACCGCAGCCCGGAAGCAGGCCTCGAAGTCACGCTGGAATTCCCCGGCGCCGGCAAGGCGCGTGCGGCGGCGTGA
- a CDS encoding peroxiredoxin — MKTVGDKLEAFTVVAAKPGFNNHEENGQSAFETVTEASFPGKWKIIYFYPKDFTFVCPTEIVEFAKLAKQFEERDAVLLGGSSDNEFVKLAWRREHKDLDKLNHYSFGDVKGELIDQLGVRDKEAGVALRATFIVDPDNTIQHVSVNNLNVGRSPEEVLRILDGLQTDELCPCNRAVGGATL, encoded by the coding sequence ATGAAAACCGTGGGCGATAAACTCGAAGCATTCACCGTCGTAGCCGCGAAGCCGGGCTTCAACAATCACGAGGAAAACGGCCAGTCGGCGTTCGAGACCGTCACCGAAGCGTCGTTCCCGGGCAAGTGGAAGATCATCTACTTCTATCCGAAGGACTTCACGTTCGTGTGCCCGACGGAAATCGTCGAATTCGCAAAGCTCGCGAAGCAGTTCGAAGAGCGCGACGCCGTCCTGCTCGGCGGCAGCTCGGACAACGAATTCGTGAAGCTCGCATGGCGCCGTGAGCACAAGGATCTCGACAAGCTGAACCACTACTCGTTCGGCGACGTCAAGGGCGAACTGATCGACCAGCTCGGCGTGCGCGACAAGGAAGCCGGCGTGGCCCTGCGCGCGACGTTCATCGTCGATCCGGACAACACGATCCAGCACGTTTCGGTGAACAACCTGAACGTCGGCCGCAGCCCGGAAGAAGTGCTGCGCATTCTGGACGGCCTGCAAACGGACGAACTGTGCCCGTGCAACCGCGCAGTCGGCGGCGCAACGCTGTAA
- a CDS encoding carboxymuconolactone decarboxylase family protein, with product MEFIDSIKARIPDYAKDIRLNLDGTISRSSLEGNDAVGVALAAAVAAKSTVLVKAIREAGVLSPEETNAALTAAALMGMNNTWYPYVEMADDADLKTQRAELRMGAYASHGGVDKRRFEMYALAASIVGKCHFCVKSHYALLKNEQGMTTTQLRDVGRIASVINAAAQVIAAEGE from the coding sequence ATGGAATTCATCGACTCGATTAAGGCACGTATCCCCGACTACGCGAAGGACATTCGCCTGAACCTCGACGGCACGATTTCGCGTTCGTCGCTCGAGGGCAACGATGCGGTCGGCGTGGCGCTGGCGGCGGCCGTTGCGGCGAAGAGCACGGTCCTCGTGAAGGCGATCCGCGAAGCCGGCGTGCTGTCGCCCGAAGAGACAAACGCGGCGCTGACGGCCGCTGCGCTGATGGGGATGAACAACACCTGGTATCCGTATGTCGAGATGGCCGACGACGCCGATCTGAAAACACAGCGCGCCGAGCTGCGTATGGGCGCGTATGCGTCGCACGGCGGCGTCGACAAGCGCCGGTTCGAAATGTACGCGCTTGCCGCGTCCATCGTCGGCAAGTGCCACTTCTGCGTGAAGTCGCACTACGCGTTGCTGAAGAACGAGCAAGGCATGACGACGACGCAGCTGCGCGACGTCGGCCGCATTGCGTCGGTCATCAACGCCGCCGCGCAGGTGATCGCCGCCGAAGGCGAATAA
- the ispF gene encoding 2-C-methyl-D-erythritol 2,4-cyclodiphosphate synthase gives MDFRIGQGYDVHQLVEGRTLIIGGVTIPYERGLLGHSDADVLLHAITDALFGAAALGDIGRHFSDTDAAFKGADSRVLLRECAARVKAAGFAIQNVDSTVIAQAPKLAPHIDGMRANIAADLGVPLDRVNVKAKTNEKLGYLGRGEGIEAQAAALLVKQHA, from the coding sequence ATGGATTTCAGAATCGGACAAGGCTACGACGTGCACCAGCTCGTCGAAGGGCGCACCCTCATCATCGGCGGCGTGACGATCCCGTACGAGCGCGGCCTGCTCGGCCACTCGGACGCCGACGTGCTGCTGCACGCGATCACCGATGCGCTGTTCGGCGCGGCGGCGCTCGGCGACATCGGCCGTCATTTCTCCGACACCGATGCGGCGTTCAAGGGTGCGGACAGCCGCGTGCTGCTCCGTGAGTGCGCGGCGCGCGTGAAGGCGGCCGGCTTCGCGATCCAGAACGTCGACAGCACCGTGATCGCGCAGGCGCCGAAGCTCGCGCCGCATATCGACGGGATGCGCGCAAACATTGCTGCCGATCTCGGGGTGCCGCTCGATCGCGTGAACGTGAAGGCGAAGACCAACGAGAAGCTCGGCTACCTCGGCCGGGGCGAGGGGATCGAGGCACAGGCCGCGGCGCTGCTGGTGAAGCAGCACGCGTGA